Proteins encoded in a region of the Pseudomonas sp. PDNC002 genome:
- a CDS encoding [protein-PII] uridylyltransferase, whose product MPQVDPELFDRGQFQAELALKTSPIAAFKKAIRQANEVLDTRFSGGRDIRRLIEDRAWFVDQILQQAWNRFDWGDDADIALVAVGGYGRGELHPHSDIDLLILLDSEDQEVFRAPIEGFLTLLWDIGLEVGQSVRSVAECAEEARADLTVVTNLMECRTISGPDSLRQRMLEATSAKQMWPSGQFYLAKRKEQIHRHTKYNDTEYNLEPNVKGSPGGLRDIQTLLWVARRHFGSLNLHALVREGFLVESECAVLASSQEFLWKVRYALHMLAGRAEDRLLFDHQRRIAGMLGYEGNDAKLAVERFMQKYYRVVMAVSELNDLITQHFEEVILRAGENGQIQPLNSRFQLRDGYLEVTHVNVFKRTPFALLEIFVLLAQHPEIKGVRADTIRLLRDSRHLIDDDFRHDIRNTSLFIELFKCKEGIHRNLRRMNRYGILGRYLPEFGLIVGQMQHDLFHIYTVDAHTLNLIKHLRKLRRPDMAEKYPLASKIMERLPKPELIYIAGLYHDIAKGRGGDHSELGAVDAEHFCQRHQLPPWDTNLVSWLVQNHLIMSTTAQRKDLSDPQVIYDFAQLMGNQTYLDYLYVLTVADINATNPTLWNSWRASLLRQLYTETKRALRRGLENPVDREEQIRQTQSAAIDILVRGGIDQDDAEQLWSQLGDDYFLRHTAADVAWHTEAILQHPDDGTPLVLIKETAQREFEGGTQIFIYAADQHDFFAVTVAAMDQLNLNIQDARIITSTSLFTLDTYIVLDADGGSIGDNPSRVAEIREGLVNALKDPDDYPNIIQRRVPRQLKHFAFAPQVTISTDAARQVSVLEVTAPDRPGLLARIGGLFLDFDLSVQNAKIATLGERVEDVFFVTDAHNQPLSDPELCKRIQTALVDILSDSGQQSMPVRISI is encoded by the coding sequence ATGCCGCAGGTGGATCCCGAGTTGTTCGACCGTGGGCAGTTCCAGGCGGAACTGGCCCTCAAAACCAGCCCTATCGCCGCGTTCAAGAAGGCGATTCGCCAGGCCAATGAAGTGCTCGACACCCGTTTCAGCGGCGGCCGCGACATCCGTCGGCTGATCGAGGACCGCGCCTGGTTCGTCGACCAGATCCTGCAGCAGGCCTGGAACCGCTTCGACTGGGGCGACGACGCCGACATCGCACTGGTCGCCGTGGGTGGCTACGGGCGCGGCGAACTGCACCCGCACTCGGACATTGACCTGCTTATCCTGCTCGACAGCGAGGACCAGGAGGTTTTCCGCGCCCCCATCGAAGGCTTCCTCACCCTGCTCTGGGACATCGGCCTGGAAGTCGGCCAGAGCGTGCGCTCGGTGGCCGAATGCGCCGAAGAGGCGCGCGCCGACCTGACGGTGGTGACCAACCTGATGGAGTGCCGGACCATCTCCGGCCCGGACAGCCTGCGTCAGCGCATGCTCGAAGCCACCAGCGCGAAGCAGATGTGGCCCAGCGGCCAGTTCTACCTCGCCAAGCGCAAGGAGCAGATTCACCGCCACACCAAATACAACGACACCGAATACAACCTCGAACCCAACGTGAAAGGTTCGCCCGGCGGCCTGCGCGACATCCAGACGCTGCTCTGGGTGGCCCGCCGGCATTTCGGCAGCCTCAACCTGCACGCGCTGGTGCGCGAGGGCTTCCTGGTCGAGAGCGAATGCGCGGTACTGGCCTCCAGCCAGGAGTTCCTCTGGAAGGTCCGTTACGCCCTGCACATGCTCGCCGGCCGCGCCGAGGACCGCCTGCTGTTCGACCACCAGCGGCGCATCGCCGGGATGCTCGGCTATGAAGGCAACGATGCCAAGCTGGCGGTCGAGCGCTTCATGCAGAAGTACTACCGCGTCGTCATGGCGGTGTCCGAGCTGAACGACCTGATCACCCAGCACTTCGAGGAGGTGATCCTGCGGGCCGGCGAGAATGGCCAGATCCAGCCGCTCAACAGCCGCTTCCAACTGCGCGACGGCTACCTGGAAGTCACCCACGTCAACGTCTTCAAGCGCACGCCCTTCGCCCTGCTGGAAATCTTCGTACTGCTCGCCCAGCACCCCGAGATAAAAGGCGTGCGGGCCGACACCATCCGTCTGCTGCGCGACAGCCGCCACCTGATCGACGATGACTTCCGCCACGACATCCGCAACACCAGCCTGTTCATCGAGCTGTTCAAGTGCAAGGAAGGCATCCACCGCAACCTGCGGCGGATGAACCGTTACGGCATCCTCGGCCGTTACCTGCCGGAGTTCGGCCTGATCGTCGGGCAGATGCAGCACGACCTGTTCCACATCTATACGGTGGACGCCCACACCCTCAACCTGATCAAGCACCTGCGCAAGCTGCGCCGCCCGGACATGGCGGAGAAGTACCCGCTGGCCAGCAAGATCATGGAGCGCCTGCCCAAGCCCGAGCTGATCTACATCGCCGGCCTCTACCACGACATCGCCAAGGGCCGCGGCGGCGACCACTCGGAACTGGGCGCGGTGGACGCCGAACACTTCTGCCAGCGTCACCAGTTGCCGCCGTGGGACACCAACCTGGTGTCGTGGCTGGTGCAGAACCACCTGATCATGTCGACCACCGCGCAGCGCAAGGACCTGTCCGATCCGCAGGTGATCTACGACTTCGCCCAGTTGATGGGCAACCAGACCTACCTGGACTACCTCTACGTGCTGACCGTGGCCGACATCAACGCCACCAACCCGACACTGTGGAACTCCTGGCGCGCCAGCCTGTTGCGCCAGCTCTACACCGAGACCAAGCGCGCCCTGCGCCGCGGCCTGGAGAACCCGGTGGACCGCGAGGAGCAGATTCGCCAGACGCAGAGCGCGGCCATCGACATCCTGGTGCGCGGTGGCATCGATCAGGACGACGCCGAGCAGCTCTGGAGCCAGCTGGGCGACGACTACTTCCTGCGCCACACCGCCGCCGACGTCGCCTGGCACACCGAGGCCATTCTCCAGCACCCGGACGACGGCACGCCGCTGGTGCTGATCAAGGAAACCGCCCAGCGCGAGTTTGAGGGCGGCACGCAGATCTTCATCTATGCCGCCGACCAGCACGACTTCTTCGCCGTGACCGTGGCGGCGATGGACCAGCTCAACCTGAACATTCAGGATGCGCGGATCATCACCTCCACCAGCCTGTTCACCCTCGACACCTACATAGTGCTCGACGCCGATGGCGGCTCGATTGGCGACAATCCCTCCCGTGTCGCGGAGATTCGCGAAGGGTTGGTCAACGCACTGAAAGATCCGGACGACTACCCGAACATCATCCAGCGCCGCGTTCCACGCCAGCTCAAGCACTTCGCCTTCGCCCCGCAGGTGACCATCTCCACCGACGCGGCGCGCCAGGTCAGCGTGCTGGAAGTCACCGCGCCCGACCGCCCTGGCCTGCTGGCGCGGATCGGTGGGCTGTTCCTCGACTTCGACCTGTCAGTGCAGAACGCCAAGATCGCCACCCTGGGCGAGCGCGTGGAAGACGTGTTCTTCGTCACCGATGCGCACAACCAGCCGCTCTCGGACCCCGAGCTGTGCAAACGCATCCAGACCGCCCTGGTGGACATTCTCTCGGACAGCGGCCAGCAGAGCATGCCGGTGCGCATCAGCATCTAG
- the map gene encoding type I methionyl aminopeptidase codes for MTVTIKTPEDIEKMRVAGRLAAEVLEMIGEHVKPGVTTDELDRICHDYIVNVQKAIPAPLNYKGFPKSICTSINHVVCHGIPNEKPLKEGDIVNIDVTVIKDGYHGDTSKMFSVGKTPEWADRLCQITQECMYKGIALVKPGARLGDVGEVIQKYAEKNGFSVVREYCGHGIGKVFHEEPQVLHYGRAGTGLELKEGMIFTIEPMINQGRPETRLLGDGWTAITKDRKLSAQWEHTVLVTADGYEILTLRNDESFPRTSAA; via the coding sequence ATGACCGTCACCATCAAGACGCCCGAAGACATCGAGAAAATGCGCGTCGCCGGCCGTCTGGCCGCCGAAGTGCTGGAAATGATCGGCGAACACGTCAAGCCCGGCGTTACCACCGATGAACTGGATCGTATCTGTCACGACTACATCGTCAACGTGCAGAAGGCCATCCCGGCGCCGCTGAACTACAAGGGCTTCCCCAAGTCCATCTGCACCTCGATCAACCACGTGGTGTGCCACGGCATTCCCAACGAGAAGCCGCTCAAGGAAGGCGACATCGTCAACATCGATGTCACCGTGATCAAGGACGGTTACCACGGCGACACCAGCAAGATGTTCTCGGTCGGCAAGACCCCGGAATGGGCTGACCGCCTCTGCCAGATCACCCAGGAATGCATGTACAAGGGCATTGCGCTGGTCAAGCCGGGCGCGCGCCTGGGCGATGTGGGCGAAGTGATCCAGAAGTACGCCGAGAAGAACGGCTTCTCCGTGGTACGCGAATACTGCGGCCACGGCATCGGCAAGGTGTTCCACGAGGAGCCGCAGGTGCTGCACTACGGCCGCGCCGGCACTGGCCTGGAACTCAAGGAAGGCATGATCTTCACCATCGAGCCGATGATCAACCAGGGCCGCCCGGAAACCCGCCTGCTGGGCGATGGCTGGACCGCCATTACCAAGGACCGCAAGCTGTCCGCGCAGTGGGAGCACACCGTGCTGGTCACCGCCGATGGCTACGAGATCCTGACCCTGCGCAACGACGAAAGCTTCCCGCGTACTTCTGCTGCCTGA
- the rpsB gene encoding 30S ribosomal protein S2, with amino-acid sequence MSQVNMRDMLKAGVHFGHQTRYWNPKMGKFIFGARNKIHIINLEKTLPMFNEALTFVERLAQGKNKILFVGTKRSAGKIVREEAARCGMPYVDHRWLGGMLTNYKTIRQSIKRLRELEVQSQDGTFAKLTKKEALMRSRDLEKLDRSLGGIKDMGGLPDALFVIDVDHERIAITEANKLGIPVIGIVDTNSSPEGVDYVIPGNDDAIRAVQLYLGSMAEAVLRGKNAGGVTADEFVEEAPAESAEG; translated from the coding sequence ATGTCCCAAGTCAACATGCGCGATATGCTGAAGGCCGGTGTGCACTTCGGCCACCAGACCCGTTACTGGAACCCGAAAATGGGCAAGTTCATTTTCGGCGCGCGCAACAAGATCCACATCATCAACCTCGAAAAAACCCTGCCGATGTTCAACGAGGCCCTGACCTTCGTTGAGCGCCTGGCCCAGGGCAAGAACAAGATCCTGTTCGTCGGCACCAAGCGTTCCGCTGGCAAGATCGTCCGCGAAGAAGCTGCCCGTTGCGGCATGCCCTACGTTGACCACCGTTGGCTGGGCGGCATGCTCACCAACTACAAGACCATTCGTCAGTCGATCAAGCGTCTGCGCGAGCTGGAAGTTCAGTCTCAGGACGGTACTTTCGCCAAGCTGACCAAGAAAGAAGCCCTGATGCGCAGCCGTGATCTGGAAAAACTGGATCGCAGCCTGGGCGGCATCAAGGACATGGGCGGCCTGCCGGACGCTCTGTTCGTGATCGACGTTGACCACGAGCGCATTGCTATCACCGAAGCCAACAAGCTGGGCATCCCGGTCATCGGCATCGTCGATACCAACAGCAGCCCGGAAGGCGTTGACTATGTTATCCCGGGTAACGACGACGCCATCCGCGCCGTACAGCTGTACCTGGGCTCGATGGCTGAAGCCGTACTGCGTGGCAAGAACGCCGGTGGCGTGACTGCTGACGAGTTCGTCGAAGAAGCACCGGCCGAATCCGCCGAAGGCTGA
- the tsf gene encoding translation elongation factor Ts yields MAEITAALVKELRERTGQGMMECKKALVAAEGDIEKAIDDMRASGAIKAAKKAGNIAAEGAIAAKVADDAKSATIIEVNSQTDFLALQDDFKNFVAASLDKAVAQKLTDAAPLIAEQEPAREALVAKCGENVNIRRLARVEGDVVGAYLHGHRIGVLVTLKGGNAELARDIAMHVAASNPQFLDPSQVSEEAVAKEKEIFLALNADKIAGKPENIVENMVKGRISKFLAEASLVEQAFVKDPEVKVGDLAKKAGAEIVSFVRYEVGEGIEKVEADFAAEVAAQVAASKQ; encoded by the coding sequence ATGGCAGAAATTACTGCAGCACTGGTCAAGGAACTGCGTGAGCGTACCGGCCAGGGCATGATGGAGTGCAAAAAGGCACTGGTAGCCGCTGAAGGCGACATCGAAAAAGCCATCGACGATATGCGCGCTTCGGGCGCCATCAAGGCTGCCAAAAAGGCTGGCAACATTGCCGCCGAAGGCGCCATCGCCGCCAAAGTCGCTGACGACGCCAAGTCCGCTACCATCATCGAAGTCAACTCGCAGACCGACTTCCTGGCTCTGCAGGACGACTTCAAGAACTTCGTGGCTGCCAGCCTGGACAAAGCTGTCGCTCAGAAGCTGACCGACGCTGCTCCGCTGATCGCCGAGCAAGAGCCGGCCCGTGAAGCCCTGGTTGCCAAGTGTGGCGAGAACGTCAACATCCGTCGTCTGGCTCGCGTAGAAGGTGACGTGGTTGGTGCCTACCTGCACGGCCACCGCATCGGCGTCCTGGTTACCCTGAAGGGCGGCAATGCCGAACTGGCTCGCGACATCGCCATGCACGTCGCTGCCAGCAACCCGCAGTTCCTGGATCCGTCGCAGGTTTCCGAAGAAGCCGTTGCCAAAGAGAAGGAAATCTTCCTCGCTCTGAACGCCGACAAGATCGCCGGCAAGCCGGAAAACATCGTCGAGAACATGGTCAAAGGCCGTATCTCGAAGTTCCTGGCCGAAGCCAGCCTGGTCGAGCAGGCCTTCGTCAAGGATCCGGAAGTCAAGGTGGGTGATCTGGCCAAGAAAGCCGGCGCCGAGATCGTTTCCTTCGTTCGTTACGAAGTAGGCGAAGGCATCGAGAAAGTCGAAGCCGACTTTGCTGCCGAGGTTGCTGCTCAAGTAGCCGCTTCCAAGCAGTAA
- the pyrH gene encoding UMP kinase, producing MAQQLSARQPRYKRILLKLSGEALMGSEEFGIDPKVLDRMALEIGQLVGIGVQVGLVIGGGNLFRGAALSAAGMDRVTGDHMGMLATVMNGLAMRDALERSNITAIVMSAISMVGVTDHYDRRKAMRHLKSGEVVIFSAGTGNPFFTTDSAACLRAIEIDADVVLKATKVDGVYTADPFKDPNAEKFERLTYDEVLDRKLGVMDLTAICLCRDQKMPLRVFNMNKPGALLNIVVGGAEGTLIEED from the coding sequence ATGGCTCAGCAGCTGAGCGCTCGTCAACCTCGCTATAAACGCATTCTTCTAAAACTGAGCGGCGAAGCCCTGATGGGCTCCGAGGAGTTCGGCATCGATCCCAAGGTGCTGGATCGTATGGCCCTGGAAATCGGCCAGCTCGTGGGAATCGGTGTCCAGGTCGGCCTGGTTATCGGTGGTGGCAACCTGTTCCGTGGCGCTGCGCTGTCCGCAGCGGGCATGGACCGTGTCACCGGTGACCACATGGGCATGCTCGCCACCGTGATGAACGGCCTGGCCATGCGTGACGCGCTGGAGCGTTCCAATATCACCGCTATCGTCATGTCCGCCATCTCCATGGTCGGCGTGACCGATCACTACGACCGCCGCAAGGCCATGCGCCACCTGAAGAGTGGCGAAGTGGTGATCTTCTCCGCCGGTACCGGCAACCCCTTCTTCACCACCGATTCCGCCGCCTGCCTGCGCGCCATCGAAATAGATGCTGACGTAGTGCTCAAGGCGACCAAAGTGGACGGCGTGTACACTGCCGACCCGTTCAAGGACCCGAATGCCGAGAAATTCGAACGTCTGACGTACGATGAAGTGCTCGATCGCAAGCTGGGTGTGATGGACCTGACGGCCATCTGCCTGTGCCGGGACCAGAAAATGCCGCTGCGCGTGTTCAACATGAACAAGCCCGGTGCGCTGCTGAATATTGTTGTAGGTGGTGCTGAAGGCACCCTGATCGAGGAGGATTGA
- the frr gene encoding ribosome recycling factor, with protein MINEIKKEAQDRMGKTLEALGHAFAKIRTGRAHPSILDSVMVSYYGSDTPLRQVANVTVEDSRTLALSVFDKSMIQAVEKAIMTSDLGLNPATAGTTIRVPMPALTEETRKGFTKQARAEAEQARVSVRNIRRDALAQLKDLQKEKEISEDDERRAGDDIQKITDKFVADIEKALEAKEADLMAV; from the coding sequence ATGATCAACGAGATCAAGAAGGAAGCACAGGATCGTATGGGCAAAACCCTGGAAGCCCTGGGTCATGCCTTCGCCAAGATTCGTACCGGCCGTGCGCACCCGAGCATCCTGGATAGCGTGATGGTGTCCTACTACGGCTCCGACACGCCGCTGCGCCAGGTGGCCAACGTGACCGTGGAAGATTCCCGCACCCTGGCCCTGAGCGTGTTCGACAAGAGCATGATCCAGGCGGTCGAGAAGGCCATCATGACCTCCGACCTGGGCCTGAATCCGGCGACCGCCGGTACCACCATCCGTGTGCCGATGCCGGCCCTGACCGAGGAAACCCGCAAGGGCTTCACCAAGCAGGCTCGTGCCGAGGCCGAGCAGGCTCGTGTTTCCGTGCGCAACATCCGCCGCGATGCGCTGGCCCAACTGAAGGACCTGCAGAAAGAGAAGGAGATCAGCGAGGACGACGAGCGCCGCGCCGGTGACGACATCCAGAAGATCACCGACAAGTTCGTCGCTGACATCGAAAAGGCCCTCGAGGCCAAGGAAGCGGATCTGATGGCCGTCTGA
- the uppS gene encoding polyprenyl diphosphate synthase has product MEKTKQVTPVPRHVAIIMDGNNRWAKKRLMPGVAGHKAGVDAVRAVIKTCAEAGVEVLTLFAFSSENWQRPAEEVGALMELFLMALRREVRKLSANGIRLRIIGDRSRFAPELQAAMREAEALTANGSSMLLQVAANYGGQWDITQAAQRLAREVQAGHLAAEEITPELIQGCLSTGDQPLPDLCIRTGGEHRISNFLLWQLAYAELYFSDLYWPDFKHEAMQAALQDYASRQRRFGKTSEQVEAEAPPTC; this is encoded by the coding sequence ATGGAAAAGACCAAGCAGGTGACGCCCGTGCCCCGGCACGTGGCGATCATCATGGACGGCAACAACCGCTGGGCGAAGAAGCGCCTCATGCCTGGCGTCGCCGGGCACAAGGCCGGCGTGGATGCCGTCCGTGCCGTGATCAAGACCTGTGCTGAGGCCGGCGTCGAAGTGCTGACGCTGTTTGCCTTCTCCAGCGAGAACTGGCAGCGCCCGGCCGAAGAGGTCGGCGCGCTGATGGAGCTGTTCCTCATGGCCTTGCGCCGCGAGGTGCGCAAGCTCAGCGCCAACGGTATCCGCCTGCGCATCATCGGTGACCGCAGCCGCTTCGCACCTGAGTTGCAGGCGGCCATGCGCGAGGCCGAGGCACTGACCGCCAACGGCAGCAGCATGCTGTTGCAGGTGGCAGCCAACTATGGCGGCCAGTGGGATATCACCCAGGCGGCGCAGCGCCTTGCCCGCGAGGTGCAGGCCGGCCATCTGGCGGCTGAGGAAATCACCCCGGAACTGATCCAGGGCTGCCTCTCCACAGGCGACCAGCCATTGCCTGACCTGTGCATCCGCACCGGCGGTGAGCACCGCATCAGCAACTTCCTTCTCTGGCAGCTGGCCTATGCCGAGCTGTATTTCTCCGATCTCTACTGGCCCGACTTCAAGCACGAAGCCATGCAGGCTGCGTTGCAGGATTACGCCTCTCGTCAGCGCCGCTTCGGCAAGACCAGCGAGCAGGTCGAGGCCGAGGCCCCCCCGACATGTTGA
- a CDS encoding phosphatidate cytidylyltransferase, producing the protein MLKQRIITALILLPIALGGFFLLDGAAFSLFIGLVVGLGAWEWARLAGYNEQSARVGYAAVVAGLMMVLAWLPQLAGAVLVLALLWWVLATVMVLTYPDSASSWGGRWRRLLIGLLILLPAWQGLVLLKQWPLSNWLIVAVMVLVWAADIGAYFSGKAFGKRKLAPKVSPGKSWEGFFGGMALCLLITVGVAIYRDWTVRELLLALPCAAVVVALSVIGDLTESMFKRQSGLKDSSNLLPGHGGVLDRIDSLTAAIPVFTALLWAVGWGAP; encoded by the coding sequence ATGTTGAAACAACGAATCATCACGGCGCTGATCCTCCTGCCGATCGCGCTGGGTGGTTTCTTCCTGCTCGACGGTGCGGCGTTCTCGCTGTTCATCGGCCTGGTGGTCGGCCTTGGCGCCTGGGAATGGGCTCGCCTGGCCGGTTACAACGAACAGTCTGCCCGCGTCGGCTATGCCGCCGTGGTCGCCGGGCTGATGATGGTGCTGGCCTGGCTGCCGCAACTGGCCGGTGCTGTGCTGGTGCTGGCGTTGCTCTGGTGGGTGTTGGCGACTGTCATGGTGCTGACCTATCCGGACAGCGCGTCGAGCTGGGGTGGCCGTTGGCGCCGTCTGCTGATCGGCCTGCTGATCCTGCTGCCGGCCTGGCAGGGCCTCGTACTGCTGAAGCAGTGGCCGCTCTCCAACTGGCTGATCGTCGCCGTGATGGTGCTGGTCTGGGCTGCCGATATTGGCGCCTATTTCTCCGGCAAGGCCTTCGGCAAGCGCAAGCTCGCCCCGAAGGTCAGTCCGGGCAAGAGCTGGGAAGGTTTCTTCGGTGGTATGGCACTGTGCCTGCTGATCACCGTCGGCGTGGCGATCTACCGTGACTGGACCGTTCGCGAGCTGCTGCTGGCACTGCCCTGCGCCGCCGTCGTGGTGGCCCTGTCGGTCATCGGTGACCTCACCGAAAGCATGTTCAAGCGCCAATCGGGGCTGAAGGACAGCAGCAACCTGCTGCCTGGCCATGGTGGCGTGCTGGATCGTATCGACAGCCTGACCGCAGCGATTCCGGTGTTCACCGCGTTGCTGTGGGCCGTGGGCTGGGGTGCGCCGTGA
- the ispC gene encoding 1-deoxy-D-xylulose-5-phosphate reductoisomerase, translating to MSRPQWITVLGATGSIGLSTLDVIGRHPDRYRVFALSGFSRLAELEALSLRHRPRFVVVPEVEQARALQDRLISAGLDARVLVGEAGLCEISAHPDVDAVMAAIVGAAGLKPTLAAVEAGKRVLLANKEALVMSGALFMDAVRASGAVLLPIDSEHNAIFQCMPTDYARGLDAVGVRRILLTASGGPFRETPLEQLAQVSPEQACAHPNWSMGRKISVDSASMMNKGLELIEACWLFDAPPSKVEVVIHPQSVIHSLVDYIDGSVLAQLGNPDMRTPIAHALAWPQRIESGVSPLDLFSVARLDFTAPDEQRFPCLRLARQAAETGGSAPAALNAANEVAVAAFLERRIRFTEIAVIIDEVLNREAHAPVESLDAVLAADQRARGAAQAWLQERGL from the coding sequence GTGAGTCGGCCGCAATGGATCACCGTGCTGGGGGCGACCGGTTCGATCGGCCTCAGCACGCTCGACGTCATTGGGCGTCATCCTGATCGTTACCGCGTCTTTGCGCTGAGCGGTTTCTCCCGCCTGGCGGAACTGGAGGCACTGTCCCTCCGTCATCGGCCACGTTTTGTGGTGGTGCCGGAGGTCGAGCAGGCCAGGGCTCTGCAGGATCGCTTGATCTCTGCGGGGCTCGATGCGCGCGTGCTGGTCGGCGAGGCCGGTCTTTGCGAGATTTCCGCCCATCCCGACGTGGATGCGGTGATGGCCGCCATTGTCGGTGCTGCCGGCCTCAAGCCCACGCTGGCGGCCGTCGAGGCAGGCAAGCGCGTGCTGCTCGCCAACAAGGAGGCGCTGGTGATGTCCGGCGCGCTGTTCATGGATGCAGTGCGAGCCAGTGGTGCCGTGCTGCTGCCTATCGACAGCGAGCACAACGCGATCTTCCAGTGCATGCCAACGGATTACGCGCGCGGGCTCGATGCCGTGGGCGTTCGGCGCATCCTGCTGACTGCCTCGGGCGGCCCGTTCCGCGAGACGCCGCTGGAGCAGTTGGCCCAGGTTTCTCCGGAGCAAGCCTGCGCGCACCCCAACTGGTCGATGGGGCGGAAGATTTCCGTCGACTCGGCCAGCATGATGAACAAGGGCCTGGAGCTGATCGAGGCCTGCTGGCTGTTCGATGCGCCGCCGTCGAAAGTCGAGGTGGTGATCCATCCGCAGAGCGTGATCCATTCCCTGGTGGATTACATTGACGGCTCGGTATTGGCCCAGTTGGGTAATCCGGATATGCGCACGCCTATCGCCCATGCCCTGGCCTGGCCGCAGCGCATCGAATCCGGCGTTTCGCCACTGGACCTGTTCTCCGTTGCGCGCCTGGACTTCACGGCGCCCGATGAACAGCGCTTTCCCTGTCTGCGCCTGGCGCGCCAGGCGGCGGAGACGGGAGGAAGCGCGCCGGCCGCGCTCAACGCCGCGAATGAGGTGGCCGTAGCGGCATTCCTCGAGCGGCGCATCCGCTTCACAGAGATCGCGGTTATCATCGACGAGGTGCTGAACCGCGAGGCGCATGCGCCGGTCGAATCGCTCGATGCGGTGCTGGCGGCCGATCAGCGGGCGCGCGGCGCCGCACAGGCGTGGTTGCAGGAACGCGGGCTTTGA
- the rseP gene encoding sigma E protease regulator RseP, whose translation MSAMYMVVGLIVALGVLVTFHEFGHFWVARRCGVKVLRFSVGFGTPLVRWHDRQGTEFVVAAIPLGGYVKMLDEREGDVPDELLDRAFNRKTVFQRIAIVAAGPIANFLLAILFFWILAMLGSQQVKPVIGSVVADSPAAQAGLAAGQELVAVDGEAVDGWGSVNLQLVRRLGETGELSVSVMDQGSTAPSVHQVRISSWLKNEENPDPIGGLGIQPWRPSVAPVIAELDDKGPAKAAGMQIGDRIVSLDGQPVTDWQQLVERVRAKPEGKVNLVVERASQREELTLTLAAKGEGKARTGYLGAGVAAGQWPAEMLREVSYGPVAAVGQALSRTWSMSLLTLDSLKKMVLGQLSVKNLSGPITIAKVAGASAQSGVGDFLHFLAYLSISLGVLNLLPIPVLDGGHLLFYMVEWVRGRPLSERVQAWGMQIGISLVVGVMLLALVNDLSRL comes from the coding sequence ATGAGCGCCATGTATATGGTGGTGGGGTTGATAGTCGCCCTGGGCGTACTGGTCACTTTCCACGAATTCGGGCACTTCTGGGTGGCCCGTCGCTGCGGGGTCAAGGTCCTGCGCTTCTCCGTGGGCTTTGGCACGCCGCTGGTGCGCTGGCACGACCGGCAGGGCACCGAGTTCGTCGTTGCGGCCATTCCGCTGGGCGGCTACGTGAAAATGCTCGACGAGCGGGAAGGGGATGTCCCCGATGAACTGCTCGACCGCGCCTTCAACCGAAAAACCGTGTTCCAGCGCATCGCAATCGTCGCTGCCGGCCCCATCGCCAACTTCCTGCTGGCCATTCTGTTCTTCTGGATCCTGGCGATGCTGGGCAGCCAGCAGGTCAAGCCGGTCATCGGTTCCGTCGTGGCGGACAGTCCCGCGGCTCAGGCCGGTCTCGCGGCAGGGCAAGAGCTGGTGGCGGTGGATGGCGAGGCGGTCGACGGCTGGGGTAGCGTCAATCTCCAGTTGGTGCGCCGGCTGGGTGAAACCGGCGAGCTGAGCGTTTCGGTGATGGACCAGGGCTCGACTGCGCCCTCCGTGCATCAGGTGCGAATCAGTTCCTGGCTGAAGAACGAAGAGAACCCTGACCCCATCGGTGGTCTGGGAATCCAGCCGTGGCGACCCTCTGTCGCACCGGTGATCGCCGAGCTGGACGACAAGGGGCCGGCCAAGGCTGCGGGCATGCAGATTGGTGACCGTATCGTCAGTCTCGATGGTCAGCCGGTCACGGATTGGCAACAGCTCGTGGAGCGGGTGCGGGCGAAGCCCGAGGGCAAGGTCAACCTGGTCGTCGAGCGCGCCAGTCAGCGTGAAGAGCTCACTCTGACCCTTGCGGCCAAGGGGGAGGGCAAGGCCCGCACCGGTTACCTGGGCGCAGGTGTCGCGGCGGGGCAGTGGCCGGCGGAGATGCTTCGCGAAGTGAGCTACGGACCGGTAGCCGCAGTCGGTCAGGCGCTCTCCCGAACCTGGTCCATGAGCCTGCTAACTCTGGATTCTCTAAAGAAAATGGTGCTTGGGCAGCTCTCGGTAAAAAACTTGAGCGGGCCGATAACCATTGCTAAAGTGGCGGGCGCTTCAGCCCAGTCCGGCGTAGGGGATTTTCTGCATTTCCTCGCCTATCTGAGCATCAGTTTGGGGGTTCTCAACCTGTTGCCGATTCCTGTCCTCGATGGCGGGCATCTGCTGTTCTACATGGTCGAGTGGGTGCGAGGTCGCCCATTGTCGGAGCGGGTCCAGGCTTGGGGGATGCAGATTGGCATCAGCCTGGTAGTCGGGGTCATGTTGTTGGCCCTGGTCAACGATCTGAGTCGACTGTAA